In Halorhabdus tiamatea SARL4B, a genomic segment contains:
- a CDS encoding ISH6 family transposase: protein MHATIDVRLTVSIDDDKTIPLATLAEFITDQNIESVLLEGLVESLDAARVEALCGEKHAHGNGDQRYQRAGTDTRTAVTTAGEHEFDLHYVEDTAADHDEPSYFRPVEDVLSFDGENRYQQDIAAKSVDLATSLSYRDAADHGDGILSEMPSPTTINRRAREYGSKLKQFLPDCVADTDADAVIPDATKCHSQDDDRSYHSVQATLGKDTAEESRSLLDLSVNADWDETAADLDDIDAVTDDATVVSDAEEGMVTAFTDENRNHQLDLVHVGRTLDYNLWDDGVFSLDRRNEIVSEVIDEVFHLKNSVAKHRPEEEFAAIRERIARTTERIEKTAWQLDQYGSEKAAGYLRRWVPSIVTFAEQAVEGFEVPWTSNPVERLMGEVSKRCKNQWMRWTTEGLEAILQLRLVKYADPEHYQAFLDELLQRSTKTAMSCDLSIESTRGKL from the coding sequence ATGCACGCCACAATCGACGTGCGGTTGACCGTTAGCATCGACGACGACAAAACGATACCGCTGGCCACGCTTGCCGAGTTCATCACCGATCAGAACATCGAATCAGTTCTTCTCGAAGGACTCGTCGAGAGCCTCGACGCGGCTCGCGTCGAGGCGCTCTGTGGTGAAAAACACGCCCACGGCAACGGTGACCAGCGCTACCAACGCGCCGGTACCGATACCCGCACGGCCGTCACAACCGCCGGTGAGCACGAATTCGACCTTCACTACGTCGAAGATACCGCCGCTGACCACGACGAACCCAGCTACTTCCGCCCCGTCGAAGATGTTCTTAGCTTCGACGGAGAAAACCGTTATCAGCAGGACATTGCGGCCAAGAGCGTCGATCTCGCTACCTCGCTCAGCTATCGTGACGCCGCTGACCACGGCGACGGCATCCTCTCGGAGATGCCGTCGCCGACCACGATCAACCGCCGCGCCAGAGAATACGGCAGCAAGCTCAAACAGTTCCTTCCAGACTGTGTCGCTGACACAGACGCTGATGCGGTTATTCCTGACGCCACGAAGTGTCACAGTCAAGACGACGACCGCTCGTACCACTCCGTCCAAGCCACGCTCGGCAAAGATACTGCCGAGGAGTCCCGCTCCCTGCTGGATCTCTCGGTCAACGCTGACTGGGACGAGACAGCCGCCGACCTCGACGACATCGACGCAGTCACTGACGACGCGACGGTCGTCAGTGACGCTGAGGAGGGTATGGTCACGGCCTTTACCGACGAAAATCGCAATCACCAACTTGATCTCGTCCACGTCGGCCGAACACTGGACTACAACCTCTGGGACGACGGCGTGTTCTCCTTGGATCGACGAAACGAGATCGTCTCGGAGGTGATCGACGAGGTGTTCCATCTGAAGAATTCGGTCGCCAAGCACCGGCCGGAAGAGGAGTTCGCGGCGATCCGCGAGCGGATCGCGCGAACGACCGAGCGTATCGAGAAGACAGCGTGGCAGTTGGATCAGTACGGGTCAGAGAAGGCTGCGGGGTATCTTCGGCGGTGGGTGCCGTCGATCGTGACGTTTGCCGAGCAGGCTGTCGAGGGGTTCGAGGTGCCGTGGACCTCGAACCCCGTCGAACGGCTGATGGGCGAAGTCAGCAAGCGATGCAAGAACCAGTGGATGCGCTGGACAACGGAGGGATTAGAGGCGATACTCCAGCTTCGGCTGGTGAAGTACGCTGATCCAGAGCACTACCAGGCGTTCCTTGATGAACTGCTCCAGCGATCGACCAAAACAGCAATGAGCTGTGACCTCTCAATTGAGAGTACCAGAGGCAAACTCTAG
- a CDS encoding DNA cytosine methyltransferase encodes MTKGKVVDLFCGAGGASLGFAKAGFEVVGAVDVDERALETYEANLCGGNLLDEHEGEVSFDEPLRADLGRGYEEPPTDDDIPTIDFDDIREFFDLDEGEVDVICGCPPCQNFSSLRDTEPWPEDQPKDNLLRAFVDFVEEEVPNIVFFENVRNIMTAGDDEPTTYVDWLTRSMKNIVRDHDSQESGGYGVDLSVLNTANYGVPQRRKRTIGLFVYGRSDEEVSLPEPTHARDPGESDKKEWKSVSETFRRAEGLKMNLESGERQVGVEGYPDDKAHRARNHRQPTIDRMRAIRRHGDSWRDLEGTDDDHHIVDAHNDVEGGAGSAYGIMDGELPAPTLTTRCTTPSCGRFTHPTKNRGLTPREAALLMTFPRWFELPAQNDAAERVVGNAVPPDFVETVMSRVPESAFRQKTVGF; translated from the coding sequence ATGACGAAAGGGAAAGTCGTCGACCTGTTCTGCGGTGCCGGTGGGGCCTCACTTGGCTTCGCTAAAGCAGGGTTTGAGGTGGTCGGCGCGGTTGATGTCGATGAGCGCGCGCTCGAAACCTACGAGGCCAACCTCTGTGGCGGGAACCTCCTCGATGAACACGAGGGTGAAGTCTCGTTTGACGAACCGTTACGCGCCGACCTCGGCCGAGGGTATGAGGAACCCCCCACCGATGACGATATCCCCACAATCGACTTCGATGACATCCGGGAATTCTTCGACCTCGATGAAGGCGAAGTAGACGTAATCTGTGGCTGCCCTCCGTGCCAGAACTTCAGTAGCCTTCGCGATACTGAGCCGTGGCCTGAAGACCAGCCGAAAGACAATTTGCTACGCGCGTTCGTGGATTTCGTCGAAGAGGAAGTACCTAACATCGTCTTCTTCGAGAATGTCCGCAATATCATGACCGCGGGGGACGACGAGCCGACCACGTACGTTGACTGGCTCACACGTTCGATGAAGAACATAGTCCGGGACCATGACTCTCAAGAAAGCGGTGGTTACGGCGTCGATCTCAGCGTACTGAACACTGCGAACTACGGCGTACCGCAACGTCGAAAGCGTACCATCGGCCTCTTCGTCTACGGTCGCTCAGATGAGGAGGTTTCCCTTCCCGAGCCGACGCACGCTCGAGATCCTGGGGAAAGTGACAAGAAAGAGTGGAAGTCGGTAAGTGAGACGTTCAGGAGAGCCGAGGGACTGAAGATGAATCTGGAGTCCGGAGAGAGACAGGTCGGTGTTGAGGGATATCCAGACGACAAAGCCCATCGCGCTCGAAATCATCGCCAGCCAACGATTGACCGAATGAGGGCGATTCGACGCCACGGCGACAGTTGGCGCGATCTCGAAGGAACTGACGACGATCATCACATCGTTGACGCCCATAACGATGTCGAGGGTGGGGCCGGTTCAGCGTACGGAATCATGGACGGCGAACTTCCCGCACCAACGCTCACTACTCGCTGTACGACTCCCAGCTGTGGTCGATTCACGCACCCAACCAAGAATCGGGGTCTTACTCCACGGGAAGCAGCGCTACTGATGACATTCCCGCGCTGGTTTGAACTCCCCGCACAGAACGACGCTGCTGAGAGAGTTGTCGGTAACGCCGTTCCCCCTGATTTTGTGGAGACAGTTATGTCCCGAGTTCCTGAGTCAGCCTTTCGCCAAAAGACAGTGGGATTTTAA
- a CDS encoding AAA family ATPase: MDIDAAATQCREVIDVLNEAVVADRTFFEDLLVGLLAGGHVLIEDVPGTGKTLTARSTATVLGLSFSRVQLTPDLLPADVMGSQVFNQRDREFEFRQGPLFANVVLADELNRAPPKTQSALLEAMEERQVTIEGETHPLPAPFFVIATQNPIEESGTFELPEAQKDRFLIKTQLGYPDRGGERTILDRRLARDAATPSVEKLLESGTVDSLREVPEAVTVEGDLREYMLDLTRETRSHHHVRTGVSPRGTQRLLEASRAYAVIEGRDYVVPDDVTRMAEPVLAHRLVLTPEATVQEIEKRDIVREIVEETPVPTVQADATA, translated from the coding sequence ATGGATATCGACGCGGCGGCAACGCAATGTCGGGAGGTAATCGACGTGTTGAACGAGGCGGTCGTCGCCGACCGGACATTCTTCGAGGACCTCCTCGTGGGGTTGCTCGCCGGGGGACACGTCCTGATCGAGGACGTGCCGGGGACGGGAAAGACCCTGACGGCACGCTCGACGGCGACGGTGCTGGGGCTGTCGTTCTCGCGCGTCCAGCTCACGCCTGACCTTCTGCCGGCGGACGTCATGGGCAGTCAGGTGTTCAACCAGCGCGACCGCGAGTTCGAGTTCCGCCAGGGGCCGCTGTTCGCGAACGTCGTGCTCGCGGACGAACTCAATCGCGCGCCGCCGAAGACCCAGTCGGCGCTACTGGAGGCCATGGAGGAGCGACAGGTCACCATCGAGGGCGAGACCCACCCGCTCCCCGCCCCCTTCTTCGTCATCGCGACCCAGAACCCGATCGAGGAGAGCGGCACCTTCGAACTCCCCGAGGCACAGAAGGACCGCTTCCTCATCAAGACCCAGCTGGGGTATCCCGATCGGGGCGGCGAGCGGACGATCCTGGATCGGCGACTCGCGCGTGACGCGGCGACGCCGTCAGTAGAGAAACTGCTCGAATCCGGGACAGTCGATTCCCTCCGAGAGGTTCCCGAGGCAGTCACCGTCGAGGGCGACCTCCGGGAGTACATGCTCGACCTCACGCGGGAAACCCGCTCGCATCACCACGTCCGGACCGGTGTCTCCCCGCGGGGGACCCAGCGCCTGCTGGAAGCCAGCCGGGCCTACGCCGTGATCGAGGGGCGAGACTACGTGGTCCCGGACGACGTCACCCGGATGGCCGAACCGGTCCTGGCACACCGGCTGGTGCTCACGCCCGAGGCGACCGTCCAGGAGATCGAGAAGCGCGATATCGTCCGGGAGATCGTCGAGGAGACGCCAGTCCCGACAGTTCAGGCGGACGCGACCGCCTGA
- a CDS encoding DUF4129 domain-containing protein yields MAGNRTRGVVALLAIVAVILAAIAVGPLFDAEQGGDRIGLEQPPLDGTNSQPEEVQTPIRPILTAMAVIGILATLVQFVTEPWESFKWLVGVTVGLAVTAAAFWVILFGPLGGASTPGPPSQATAAASPETPAGTPGFGDGSETPLALPVGGATGIIIAAGVLAVVVFFAWRSDSLRSVLSAEDGGEADAVDSDLSTLAQVAGDTADRVEAAETPRAADNAIYRAWGEMVTLLGVGDPQEATPRQFEATAVEAGMNPDDVHVLTETFEEVRYGDAALTETRRERAVAALERIEATHGPDERDASGRPDGESNGGGET; encoded by the coding sequence ATGGCCGGAAACCGCACTCGGGGGGTCGTTGCCCTCCTCGCCATCGTCGCCGTGATCCTCGCAGCGATCGCTGTGGGGCCGCTGTTCGACGCCGAGCAGGGCGGCGACCGGATCGGGCTAGAACAGCCCCCATTGGACGGCACGAATTCCCAACCCGAGGAGGTCCAGACGCCGATCCGGCCGATCCTGACTGCGATGGCCGTGATCGGAATCCTGGCGACGCTCGTGCAGTTCGTCACCGAGCCCTGGGAGAGTTTCAAATGGCTCGTCGGCGTGACGGTCGGGCTTGCGGTGACCGCCGCCGCGTTCTGGGTGATACTCTTCGGTCCGCTGGGTGGCGCGTCGACGCCGGGACCCCCATCACAAGCGACAGCAGCAGCGTCGCCCGAGACGCCGGCAGGGACGCCGGGCTTTGGCGACGGATCGGAGACGCCGCTGGCGCTGCCGGTTGGCGGGGCCACCGGAATTATCATCGCCGCGGGTGTCCTCGCCGTGGTCGTCTTCTTCGCCTGGCGGTCCGACTCGCTTCGATCGGTCCTGTCGGCCGAGGACGGCGGCGAGGCGGACGCTGTGGACTCCGACCTCTCGACGCTCGCGCAGGTCGCCGGCGACACCGCCGACCGCGTCGAGGCCGCCGAGACGCCGCGGGCCGCCGACAACGCGATCTATCGCGCCTGGGGGGAGATGGTCACGCTGCTGGGCGTCGGTGACCCCCAGGAGGCGACCCCCAGACAGTTCGAGGCGACGGCGGTCGAGGCGGGGATGAACCCCGACGACGTCCACGTCCTCACGGAGACCTTCGAGGAAGTCCGGTACGGCGACGCGGCGCTGACCGAGACACGCCGGGAGCGCGCCGTCGCCGCGCTCGAACGCATCGAGGCCACACACGGCCCCGACGAGAGGGACGCGTCGGGACGACCTGACGGGGAGTCGAACGGAGGTGGGGAGACGTGA
- a CDS encoding DUF58 domain-containing protein — MNERLRRFAVVIGLASLAGGGVAILTGGAGGTSSLTAVLYGGGGVLAGVMALVVYRDWRTASRVEPPAVERTPTPPTPGDAFDRTVAQFDGTGTGYLPDRADIHDRIRELAARVLARKRGTTPEAALAAIDAGDWPPDEATAAFLRNADASVEESLSERARGILSDDGSDFQRLVKRTVATLEAESDLLEDADEGRLVRKADRETDERHTTARLASQLVGGSQVYGVVTAARFRPLIPLGIAFVGLGLFVQDSGVVLTGAVPIGVAALAGLVTPPEADLAVERTVDPLHPDPGDEVTVTTTVRNDGDRTLPDLRLVDGVPEGLTVVEGSPRRGTALRPGESTTIEYTVTARRGAHEFEPLYAVVRDYAGRSARTQLVDAGEDADRSLYCIPALQATPVTVPLFEHASESLGRIPAEGGEGVAFYATREYRSGDPTNRIDWKRLARSPSEELTTIEFREEHAATVAIAIETAGSAYTAAEPDDPTGIERSIAAARRVCGSLLGTGDRVGIASLGPTPVWVSPGTGFDHREHVERTLATDDAFPATPPETDTFSPRWVREFHRRFPAETQILLVSPLTDPTYHFVIHRLRAYGHPVTVLSPDVTTDETVGERFVRLERRHRIESLREAGVRVVDWGSDEELGVALTRAGSRWSA, encoded by the coding sequence GTGAACGAGCGCCTCCGACGGTTCGCGGTCGTGATCGGCCTCGCGTCGCTTGCGGGTGGCGGCGTCGCGATCCTGACGGGGGGCGCGGGCGGCACCTCGAGCCTGACCGCCGTCCTGTACGGAGGTGGCGGCGTGCTCGCCGGCGTCATGGCACTGGTTGTCTATCGCGACTGGCGGACGGCGAGTCGCGTCGAGCCCCCGGCGGTCGAGCGGACGCCGACGCCGCCGACACCCGGAGACGCCTTCGACCGGACGGTGGCGCAGTTCGACGGCACCGGGACGGGCTACCTCCCGGACCGTGCGGACATCCACGACCGGATCCGTGAACTCGCGGCCAGGGTTCTCGCCCGCAAACGAGGGACGACGCCGGAGGCGGCCCTCGCCGCGATCGACGCGGGCGACTGGCCGCCCGACGAGGCGACGGCTGCGTTCCTCCGGAACGCCGACGCGTCGGTCGAGGAGTCCCTCTCGGAGCGGGCCCGGGGGATCCTCAGCGACGACGGGTCGGATTTCCAGCGCCTGGTGAAGCGGACGGTCGCCACGCTCGAGGCGGAGTCCGATCTCCTCGAAGACGCGGACGAGGGGCGACTCGTTCGCAAGGCAGACCGGGAGACAGACGAACGCCACACGACAGCGCGTCTGGCTTCCCAGCTGGTCGGCGGGAGTCAGGTGTACGGCGTCGTCACCGCCGCGCGCTTTCGACCGCTGATTCCGCTGGGAATCGCGTTCGTCGGCCTGGGGCTGTTCGTCCAGGACTCCGGCGTCGTGCTCACCGGGGCCGTCCCGATCGGGGTGGCAGCGCTTGCCGGACTCGTGACGCCACCAGAAGCCGATCTCGCCGTCGAGCGGACAGTCGATCCCCTCCATCCGGATCCTGGAGACGAGGTCACGGTAACGACGACGGTTCGCAACGACGGCGACCGGACGCTGCCCGATCTCAGACTCGTCGACGGCGTCCCGGAAGGACTCACAGTGGTCGAGGGATCACCCCGGCGCGGGACGGCGCTTCGCCCCGGCGAATCGACGACGATCGAGTATACTGTGACGGCGCGCCGCGGAGCCCACGAGTTCGAACCGCTCTACGCCGTGGTCCGGGACTACGCGGGGCGGTCGGCACGCACACAACTCGTCGACGCCGGCGAGGACGCCGACCGGTCGCTGTACTGTATCCCGGCGTTACAGGCCACGCCCGTGACGGTCCCGCTGTTCGAACACGCGAGCGAATCGCTCGGCCGCATCCCCGCCGAGGGTGGCGAGGGCGTGGCGTTCTACGCGACGCGGGAGTATCGCTCGGGCGACCCGACGAACCGCATCGACTGGAAACGCCTGGCACGCTCGCCGAGCGAGGAACTCACCACTATCGAGTTCCGGGAGGAACACGCCGCGACTGTCGCGATCGCCATCGAGACTGCGGGGTCAGCCTACACCGCGGCCGAGCCGGACGACCCGACCGGGATCGAGCGGTCGATCGCCGCCGCGCGGCGGGTGTGTGGGTCGTTGCTGGGGACCGGCGACCGGGTCGGAATCGCGTCGCTGGGGCCAACGCCAGTGTGGGTCTCGCCGGGGACTGGATTCGACCACCGCGAGCACGTCGAGCGCACGCTGGCGACCGACGACGCGTTCCCGGCGACACCCCCCGAAACCGACACGTTCAGTCCGCGGTGGGTCCGGGAGTTTCACCGGCGGTTCCCCGCGGAGACCCAGATCTTGCTGGTCTCGCCGCTGACGGATCCCACCTACCACTTCGTGATCCACCGACTGCGCGCATACGGCCACCCGGTCACGGTCCTGAGTCCGGACGTGACCACGGACGAGACCGTCGGCGAGCGCTTCGTCCGTCTCGAACGTCGCCACCGGATCGAATCGCTCCGGGAGGCCGGCGTCCGCGTGGTCGACTGGGGAAGCGACGAAGAGCTGGGCGTTGCACTCACGCGGGCCGGATCGAGGTGGTCAGCGTGA
- a CDS encoding DUF7519 family protein has protein sequence MSADARFTHQPGAVLRAGALVAALGVAALVAPLSTLSLAASVIGVVGLAVGLTRHVRLVTGLGAAAVIGAVIATAFAGVAVERLLPAVVGSVLVWEFALGAFTAETELDGGSVERAEFLHVAIVTVVASLVALVAYVTYETLTVGVSLPGAALLVVAATALALGLRD, from the coding sequence GTGAGCGCCGACGCACGATTTACTCACCAGCCTGGGGCCGTCCTCAGAGCGGGTGCGCTCGTGGCTGCCCTCGGAGTCGCAGCGCTCGTGGCTCCACTGTCGACACTTTCCCTGGCCGCGAGCGTGATCGGCGTGGTCGGCCTCGCCGTCGGACTGACCCGACACGTCCGGCTGGTGACTGGACTCGGGGCCGCCGCGGTAATCGGGGCCGTGATCGCCACCGCGTTCGCGGGGGTCGCCGTCGAGCGGTTGCTCCCGGCGGTCGTCGGAAGCGTCCTCGTCTGGGAGTTCGCGCTGGGAGCGTTCACGGCGGAGACGGAACTCGACGGGGGCAGCGTCGAACGCGCCGAGTTCCTCCACGTCGCGATCGTGACTGTCGTCGCGTCGCTGGTAGCGCTCGTGGCCTACGTCACCTACGAGACACTGACAGTCGGGGTCTCGCTTCCCGGTGCAGCGCTGCTGGTCGTCGCCGCGACGGCACTGGCGCTGGGCTTGCGGGACTAG